CGCCAATCACCCTCGGCCTGGCGGGCGGCGATGAAGGTCTGCTCGGGGCGCACATCGGCCCAGTGCACCAGGCGATCGAGCAAGCGTGCCGGCAACTCAGCCAGCGGCTCCAGGGAGCGCATATGCAGCACGCCGTGTTCTTCTGTGACCGCCACCGGTGCGTGGCCGATGGAGACCTCGCGGTATCGCGGCGCGGGCTGGGGTTGCGGTCTGAATTCGGAACTCACAAGGATGTCCTCCATCAAGGCGGAGCAAAGCCGCCTTGTTATTGTTATGTCGCGGCGCGTGCTCAGATCGGGTAGTGCCGTGGCCCATGCTGCAAGGTCACCCAGCGCAATTGCGTGAAGTGCTCGATCGACGCCTTGCCGCCAAAGCTGCCATAGCCGCTGGACTTGACCCCACCAAAGGGCATCTGCGCCTCGTCATGCACGGTCGGGCCGTTGATGTGGCAAATGCCCGACTCCACCCGTTGCGCCAGGGCCAGGGCACGGCCGGTATCGCGGCTGAAGATCGCCGCCGACAAACCGAATTCGGAGTCGTTGGCCAGGCGCAACAATGCCTCATCGCCGTCACCGCGCAGCAGCACCGCCACCGGGCCGAAGGACTCTTCGCGGTACAGGCGCATGTGCTCGGTGACGCCATCGATCAGGGTCGGTTGCAGGATGCTGCCGTCCAGTTGACCACCGGCTACCAGCTGCGCGCCCTTGGCCAGCGCATCGTCGATCAGGGCCTTGATGCGCGTTCCGGCACTGGCGTCCACCAGCGAGCCCAGCACCGACTCCGGCGCAGCGGGATCACCGGCGCACAGGGTCGCAACCTTGGCCGCCAGCTTGGCGACAAACGCATCGGCGACCTTGGCGTCGACAATCAGGCGCTCGGTGGACATGCAGATCTGCCCCTGGTTGAAATAGGCACCAAAGGCCGCTGCCGCCACCGCCGCGTCCAAATCAGCGTCGTCGAGCACCAGCAGCGGCGCCTTGCCGCCCAATTCCAGTAACGCCGGCTTGAGGTGACGCGCCGACAGTTCGCCGACAATCCGCCCGACATGGGTCGAGCCGGTGAAATTGACCCGCCGCACCGCCGGGTTGGCGATCAGCCGTTCGACAATCGCGGCGGCATCCGCCGGGGCGTTGCTGATGACGTTGACCACACCGTCACCCAGGCCGGCGTCCTGCAGCACCTGGCCGATCAGACGGTGCACCGCCGGGCTCAGCTCCGAGGCCTTGAGCACCACGGTATTGCCGCAGGCGAGCGGCATCGCAATAGCGCGGGTCGCGAGGATGACCGGGGCGTTCCACGGTGCGATACCCAACACCACGCCGCATGGCTGACGCAAGGCCATGGCGAAGCTGCCGGGCACATCGGAGGGGATTACATCGCCGGTGATTTGGGTGGTCATCGACGCCGCTTCGCGCAGGATGTTGGCCGCCAGGCGCACGTTGAAGCCATACCAGTTGGCCATGGCGCCGGTCTCGCCGGCGGCCGCGATAAATTCGGCGCTACGCGCCTGCAATTGCTCGGCCGCCGTAAGCAACCGGGTGCGGCGTTCGTTGGGCGCCAGCGCTGCCCACGCGGGGAACGCAGCCTGGGCGGCGGCCACGGCGGCGTCAGCGTCCTCCAGGGTGGCAGCGGCGACCCGCGAGACCACTTCGCCGGTCACCGGGTTGCGACGTTCGAAGGTTCGGCCGTCGCGTGCAGGGCACGACTGGCCGCCGATCAACAGGGGCACGTCCAGCATGGTGATTCCTCTTTATTGTCTTTATCGGGAATACGTTCTAGCAGGGTATAGCGGCGCGGCCGGGCGGCCG
The genomic region above belongs to Pseudomonas poae and contains:
- a CDS encoding aldehyde dehydrogenase, producing the protein MLDVPLLIGGQSCPARDGRTFERRNPVTGEVVSRVAAATLEDADAAVAAAQAAFPAWAALAPNERRTRLLTAAEQLQARSAEFIAAAGETGAMANWYGFNVRLAANILREAASMTTQITGDVIPSDVPGSFAMALRQPCGVVLGIAPWNAPVILATRAIAMPLACGNTVVLKASELSPAVHRLIGQVLQDAGLGDGVVNVISNAPADAAAIVERLIANPAVRRVNFTGSTHVGRIVGELSARHLKPALLELGGKAPLLVLDDADLDAAVAAAAFGAYFNQGQICMSTERLIVDAKVADAFVAKLAAKVATLCAGDPAAPESVLGSLVDASAGTRIKALIDDALAKGAQLVAGGQLDGSILQPTLIDGVTEHMRLYREESFGPVAVLLRGDGDEALLRLANDSEFGLSAAIFSRDTGRALALAQRVESGICHINGPTVHDEAQMPFGGVKSSGYGSFGGKASIEHFTQLRWVTLQHGPRHYPI